In Candidatus Cloacimonadota bacterium, a genomic segment contains:
- a CDS encoding AAA family ATPase — MAISQTPLRNLFTYIRDLYDVAGLYGDFLAEQGNPKQFGMNAWTLQELIQLHAESQGKYAKYFSVRFGEGEEDPASKPAKKGKSSHEQTSNTNVLLSISKPELNPEPLPDPRLSPWLTLTPRHNDMPLLNYLDKIPLTKGKKTAPPVPSPGPRVILTQEDAWEDDEAPVATTEPSPDAEWDYFSNHPELKKPFEAYKKAYEAHWQANRLPLQLAALYDSLHTLYYEVKGSSRLELALSFGLVAMKMGAVRYRNYLYQVPLIMELKKGNIQISLDAVTAGVTCDAHFLPYLKDLHPKDSPASIEKRKEEILSAVSAFNSGIHLLSFYPEDMHTEFFDPALLTLDSFPSKTVKFFLGDKLTEGKEPLKEGERLDYAFHDEIPEKNLVFSFSPVIQTRIMEVNTLIYRDASNIIKEIDRLEAAKNTAAIPNLFKKMFVVGDGSFPEAQPPQSLQGELHFPKPYNKEQLRIIERIATEDALVVEGPPGTGKSHTIANIVAHSVANGLNILVVSQNAKALTVIRNQIPESIRDLSVAVLNEGRSDEMLKNSVGSIIANMSREYGDKTLNLLVDAQEQVFQKYSEMKDQINRKIAANNQEFRLTDPERGLDVCKPAHLWAMEFIEADPAGLPVLDKIHYQQDTTGLPEKLLQLYSLASAVRAEDFALSGHKYLPVDSLLDPETVASMFLEAEELAKAIDRSLYDGYDPFLAPPEFFQQLDQAELALKKFAGGPGQLILSSGGFNPILLEALLGSCAEDFRFVEEAESQLVSHVFELGPIEAVEPEDLLEVIDKLIEQKSGGKNDLKDWFSHRIMGIKKHVGDCRIDGSKVDELHELKNLRTHLQMKGKAALLVQKYNQLLRENFKVKHSFSSYKDYLFLQSLREYYLTWTCLNETLRALRAPSLDLWVDPEGDQLPWLKGLKAFQELLAAENALQDYHAELSLDRLYHPQLAELAGAVRKRSYAEYRDAYAEYQKLMSRVYTMKSFDDLYNDLFQKLPLTVQHCRDLAQREQRLEISREAIDAALWYRKEQSVLDTVTPYVSGLDEDLERMHHLRADLFHKTTELIAFKAWKSLQQKVTEEQKAALTAWLIALNDAGRGYGKNHALNLREAAKHMRRARQAVPVWIMTIRAAITFFSDAAPAQFDLLIMDEASQCDISSYNLIFRSRRSIIVGDPNQTAVVVDSNQFSKARVGDLLERHFPGYDFRQTLNVTESDNSIYSMCRVTYPNYISLVEHFRCLPEIIAFSNQNFYAGRIIPLRTNNLRNLGAPVELIYVEDDPKDLRKIRVAERVTSEIERLIERFENKEIPFLPTVGILTLDSTKVQHRNALIRALASSDAVKSHEDELKLLVGTSREFQGDERQIIFLTIAASPRVVEKEGELEFSAPVVAESEAMKRIYNVAASRAIYRSVIVHSLPPEAVAKMKEDNLRRRLMDHYGGLSAREKPRDTSPEALLSQTDANLGDFGRQVCQALCGNGFREELIPQFKIGNYTLDFAICQGDVKIAIICDGLEGRTGQEFISASLDQQQVLERVNWKYYRLQSTEWYYKKAEVTAKLFSWLNNQLKA, encoded by the coding sequence ATGGCTATATCTCAGACACCTTTGAGGAATCTTTTCACCTATATCAGGGACCTCTATGACGTCGCCGGCCTGTATGGCGATTTTTTGGCGGAACAGGGCAATCCCAAGCAGTTCGGGATGAACGCCTGGACCCTGCAGGAGTTGATCCAGCTTCACGCCGAGAGCCAGGGTAAGTATGCCAAGTACTTTTCCGTCCGCTTTGGCGAAGGTGAGGAAGATCCCGCCTCAAAGCCGGCCAAAAAGGGCAAATCCAGTCATGAACAAACATCCAACACCAACGTCCTGCTTTCCATCAGCAAACCCGAGCTGAATCCGGAACCCCTGCCCGATCCCCGCCTTTCCCCCTGGCTCACTCTCACTCCCAGGCACAACGACATGCCCCTGCTGAACTATCTGGACAAGATCCCCCTGACTAAAGGAAAGAAGACCGCTCCGCCGGTGCCGTCGCCAGGCCCGCGCGTGATCCTCACCCAGGAAGACGCCTGGGAAGACGACGAGGCCCCCGTCGCCACCACGGAACCAAGTCCCGATGCAGAATGGGACTACTTTTCCAATCATCCGGAGCTTAAAAAGCCCTTCGAAGCTTATAAGAAGGCCTACGAAGCGCACTGGCAGGCCAACCGCCTGCCCCTCCAACTGGCCGCCCTCTATGACAGCCTCCACACCCTCTATTACGAGGTGAAAGGAAGCTCCCGGCTGGAACTGGCCCTGTCTTTTGGCTTGGTGGCCATGAAGATGGGGGCTGTGCGCTACCGCAACTATCTCTACCAGGTTCCCCTGATCATGGAACTCAAAAAGGGCAACATCCAGATCTCGCTCGACGCCGTCACCGCCGGGGTCACCTGCGACGCGCATTTCCTGCCCTATCTGAAGGACCTCCATCCCAAGGACAGCCCCGCCAGCATCGAAAAACGCAAGGAGGAAATCCTCTCCGCCGTAAGCGCCTTCAACAGCGGCATCCACCTCCTCAGCTTCTATCCGGAGGACATGCACACCGAATTTTTCGACCCTGCCCTGCTCACCCTGGATTCCTTCCCCTCCAAAACGGTGAAGTTCTTTTTGGGCGACAAACTCACGGAGGGCAAGGAACCGCTAAAGGAAGGTGAAAGGCTGGATTACGCTTTTCACGACGAGATCCCCGAAAAAAACCTGGTCTTCAGCTTTTCCCCCGTGATCCAGACCCGGATCATGGAGGTGAACACCCTCATCTACCGCGACGCCAGCAACATCATCAAGGAGATCGACCGCCTGGAAGCCGCCAAAAACACCGCCGCCATTCCCAACCTCTTCAAAAAAATGTTCGTGGTGGGAGACGGCTCCTTCCCGGAGGCACAGCCGCCCCAGAGCCTCCAGGGTGAGTTGCATTTTCCCAAACCATACAACAAGGAGCAACTGCGCATCATTGAGCGCATCGCCACCGAAGACGCCCTGGTGGTGGAAGGCCCTCCCGGAACGGGAAAAAGCCACACCATTGCCAACATCGTGGCCCACAGCGTGGCCAACGGGCTGAACATCCTGGTGGTCTCCCAAAACGCCAAGGCCCTCACCGTGATCCGGAACCAGATCCCGGAATCCATCCGCGACCTCTCCGTGGCCGTGCTCAACGAAGGCCGCAGCGACGAAATGCTCAAGAACTCCGTGGGCTCCATCATCGCCAACATGAGCAGGGAATATGGCGACAAAACCCTGAATCTGCTCGTGGACGCTCAGGAACAGGTTTTCCAAAAGTACTCCGAGATGAAGGACCAGATCAACCGCAAGATCGCCGCCAACAACCAGGAATTCCGCCTCACGGACCCCGAACGGGGGCTGGATGTCTGCAAGCCGGCCCACCTTTGGGCGATGGAATTCATCGAGGCCGATCCCGCCGGCCTGCCGGTGCTGGACAAGATCCATTACCAGCAGGACACCACCGGCCTGCCGGAGAAGCTGCTGCAGCTTTACAGCCTGGCTTCCGCGGTCAGGGCGGAGGACTTCGCCCTCTCCGGCCACAAATATCTGCCCGTGGACAGCCTTCTGGATCCTGAAACCGTGGCCTCCATGTTTTTGGAAGCCGAGGAACTGGCCAAGGCGATCGACCGTTCCCTGTATGATGGCTACGATCCCTTCCTGGCCCCGCCCGAATTTTTCCAGCAGCTGGACCAGGCAGAGCTGGCCCTCAAAAAGTTCGCCGGCGGCCCCGGCCAGCTCATCCTCTCCTCCGGTGGCTTCAACCCCATTCTGCTGGAAGCCTTGCTGGGCAGTTGCGCGGAGGATTTCCGGTTTGTGGAGGAGGCCGAAAGCCAGCTGGTGAGCCACGTGTTTGAGCTCGGACCCATCGAGGCTGTGGAGCCAGAGGACCTGCTGGAGGTGATAGACAAGCTGATCGAGCAGAAATCCGGCGGGAAAAACGATCTTAAGGACTGGTTCTCGCACCGGATCATGGGCATCAAGAAGCATGTCGGCGATTGCCGGATAGACGGCAGCAAGGTGGATGAGCTGCACGAGCTTAAAAACCTGCGCACCCACCTGCAGATGAAGGGGAAGGCTGCCCTGCTGGTGCAAAAATACAACCAGTTGCTGCGCGAGAACTTCAAGGTGAAACACAGCTTCTCCAGCTACAAGGATTATCTCTTTCTCCAATCCTTGCGTGAATACTACCTCACCTGGACCTGCCTGAACGAAACCCTCCGGGCCCTGCGTGCCCCCTCCCTGGACCTTTGGGTGGATCCCGAAGGAGATCAGCTGCCCTGGCTGAAAGGCCTCAAGGCGTTTCAGGAACTCCTCGCCGCCGAAAACGCCCTGCAGGATTACCACGCCGAACTCAGCCTGGACAGGCTCTATCATCCCCAACTGGCCGAACTGGCCGGGGCCGTGCGCAAAAGAAGCTACGCTGAATACCGTGATGCCTACGCGGAATATCAGAAGCTGATGTCGCGCGTCTATACCATGAAATCCTTCGACGACCTCTACAACGATCTTTTCCAAAAGCTCCCCCTCACCGTTCAGCATTGCCGCGACCTCGCCCAGCGCGAACAACGCCTGGAGATCAGCCGGGAAGCCATCGACGCGGCCCTGTGGTATCGCAAGGAGCAATCCGTGCTGGATACCGTCACCCCCTATGTGTCCGGCCTGGACGAGGACCTGGAGCGGATGCACCATCTGCGGGCGGACCTCTTTCACAAGACCACGGAGCTGATCGCCTTCAAAGCCTGGAAAAGCCTCCAGCAAAAGGTGACCGAAGAGCAAAAGGCCGCCCTCACCGCCTGGCTGATCGCCCTCAACGACGCCGGCCGCGGTTACGGCAAAAACCACGCCCTCAACCTCCGCGAGGCGGCCAAACACATGCGCCGCGCCCGCCAGGCCGTGCCCGTCTGGATCATGACCATCCGCGCCGCCATCACCTTCTTCTCCGACGCCGCCCCCGCCCAATTCGACCTCCTCATCATGGACGAAGCCAGCCAGTGCGACATCAGTTCCTACAACCTCATCTTCCGCTCCCGCCGCTCCATCATCGTGGGCGATCCCAACCAGACCGCCGTGGTCGTGGATTCCAACCAGTTCTCCAAAGCCCGCGTCGGTGACCTCCTCGAGCGCCATTTCCCCGGCTACGACTTCCGCCAGACCCTCAACGTTACCGAATCCGACAACAGCATCTACTCCATGTGCCGCGTCACCTACCCCAACTACATCAGCCTGGTGGAGCACTTCCGCTGCCTGCCGGAGATCATCGCCTTCTCGAACCAGAATTTCTATGCCGGCCGCATCATCCCCCTGCGCACCAACAACCTCAGGAACCTCGGCGCGCCGGTGGAACTCATTTATGTGGAGGACGATCCCAAGGACCTCAGAAAGATCCGCGTGGCCGAGCGGGTGACCAGCGAGATCGAACGCCTGATCGAAAGATTTGAAAACAAGGAGATCCCCTTCCTGCCCACAGTGGGCATCCTAACCTTGGACAGCACCAAGGTCCAGCACCGCAACGCCCTGATCCGCGCCCTCGCCTCCAGTGATGCCGTCAAGAGCCACGAAGACGAACTCAAACTGCTGGTGGGAACTTCACGCGAATTCCAGGGCGACGAGCGCCAGATCATCTTCCTCACCATCGCCGCCTCGCCCCGGGTGGTGGAAAAAGAAGGCGAACTGGAATTCTCCGCCCCCGTGGTGGCTGAAAGCGAGGCCATGAAACGCATCTACAACGTGGCTGCCAGCCGCGCCATCTACCGCAGCGTGATCGTCCACAGCCTCCCCCCGGAAGCCGTGGCCAAAATGAAGGAGGACAACCTCCGCCGCCGCCTGATGGACCACTACGGAGGCCTCAGCGCCAGGGAAAAGCCCCGCGACACCAGCCCGGAAGCCCTTCTCAGCCAGACCGACGCCAACCTCGGCGATTTCGGCCGCCAGGTCTGCCAGGCCCTCTGCGGGAACGGATTCCGGGAGGAGCTCATCCCCCAGTTCAAGATCGGGAACTACACCCTCGATTTCGCCATCTGCCAGGGCGACGTCAAGATCGCCATCATCTGCGATGGACTCGAGGGACGCACCGGACAGGAATTCATCAGCGCCTCGCTGGACCAGCAGCAGGTGCTGGAACGCGTGAACTGGAAATACTACCGCCTGCAGAGCACCGAGTGGTATTACAAAAAAGCCGAGGTGACCGCCAAACTCTTCTCCTGGCTGAACAATCAGCTCAAAGCCTGA
- a CDS encoding T9SS type A sorting domain-containing protein, with protein sequence MNKSFMILFLGLTVALGAFEIFPYALEVEGIEHVNLEQNPLVLGNCVGDQSYLQLNSGTGWVQYPSYLKGVPITGSCLLNDSTLMLAMGAGFWSDGVYNFDLNNHSWQLNEWFYRPNFLLRYPGNGNFYVGDDTGLLFSTDGADWNWVYTIGKYECNSLAWHGEHLVTNIGNGVWYSADSGQSWQMSPMTLLKGFRFTDQGILYGLMNDGSDSDGLWRSLDYGATWNVVFYTTGLNQIGPDFAGYLPLGWGQPNENGLFLELKAPDDSLISMSHPVLHYPVWALEVFPLVNTPSFYVLNLAGIYFLTGFSPVEADDPAVPPVSGWSATLFPNPAKSWTELSFNATIPRGTDISLYDLKGRKIANLKLQQTGSARLRLELPKLPGGIYLLKIRAQGQAQTLRLVMAH encoded by the coding sequence ATGAACAAGAGCTTCATGATTCTGTTTTTAGGCCTCACCGTGGCCCTGGGCGCTTTCGAGATCTTTCCTTACGCCCTGGAGGTCGAGGGCATCGAGCACGTAAATCTGGAACAAAACCCCCTGGTTTTGGGCAACTGCGTGGGAGACCAATCCTACCTCCAACTGAACAGTGGCACCGGTTGGGTGCAGTATCCCTCTTACCTGAAGGGCGTGCCCATCACCGGATCCTGTTTGCTGAACGACAGCACCCTGATGCTGGCCATGGGCGCCGGCTTCTGGAGCGACGGGGTTTACAACTTCGATCTGAACAACCACAGCTGGCAGCTGAACGAATGGTTCTACCGCCCCAATTTCCTGCTCAGATACCCCGGCAACGGCAATTTCTATGTGGGTGACGACACCGGCCTGCTCTTTTCCACCGACGGCGCCGACTGGAACTGGGTCTACACCATCGGCAAGTATGAATGCAACAGCCTGGCCTGGCACGGAGAACACCTGGTCACCAACATTGGCAACGGCGTCTGGTACTCCGCGGATTCCGGCCAGAGCTGGCAAATGAGCCCGATGACGTTGCTTAAGGGATTCCGCTTCACCGATCAGGGCATCCTCTACGGGTTGATGAATGACGGCTCGGATTCCGACGGCCTCTGGCGCTCCCTGGATTATGGCGCCACCTGGAACGTGGTCTTCTACACCACCGGGCTCAACCAGATCGGTCCGGACTTCGCTGGCTACCTGCCCCTGGGCTGGGGCCAGCCGAACGAAAACGGACTGTTTTTGGAATTGAAGGCTCCCGACGACAGCCTCATCTCCATGTCGCATCCCGTGCTGCATTATCCCGTCTGGGCTCTGGAGGTCTTTCCCCTGGTGAACACGCCCTCTTTCTACGTCCTCAATTTGGCCGGGATCTATTTCCTGACCGGGTTTTCGCCCGTGGAGGCCGATGACCCTGCCGTCCCCCCGGTTTCAGGCTGGAGCGCCACCCTTTTTCCCAATCCCGCCAAAAGCTGGACGGAACTGAGTTTCAACGCCACCATCCCCCGCGGCACCGATATCAGCCTCTATGACCTCAAAGGCCGCAAGATCGCCAACCTTAAACTACAGCAGACCGGCTCCGCCAGGCTGCGCCTCGAGCTTCCCAAGCTCCCCGGCGGCATCTACCTGCTGAAGATCCGGGCGCAAGGACAGGCCCAAACCCTGAGGCTGGTGATGGCACATTGA